A stretch of Oncorhynchus mykiss isolate Arlee chromosome 12, USDA_OmykA_1.1, whole genome shotgun sequence DNA encodes these proteins:
- the LOC100136685 gene encoding proline-serine-threonine phosphatase-interacting protein 2, whose translation MRELHFKDYFWNGELTSTGGYDCIIQHLNDGKRTCKEIEDFMKARASIEEKYAKELLGLSKKVCGHNEMNTLKRSLDMFKLQTEHVSLSHLQLAQTMRDEAKKLEDFRERQKETRKKVEQQMDALHKQRATQFKKTMETKKTYEQKCRDKEEAEQNMNRNASTSNVKQQEKLLTKTQQAKQNAEEADRLYMHNVSVLGKTREDWQKEYIKACEVFEKQEVERINTLRNMVWTHLNQLSQQCVTSDELHEEVRKSLEQCDIQEDIEHFVNLRRTGDKPPAPVLYENFYSGQRVPAGPPSSRTAPPITRRGPLPNPDNTEGDVIYSTVDPGYSALQY comes from the exons ATGAGAGAACTTCACTTTAAGGATTACTTTTGG AATGGGGAGCTGACCAGTACCGGGGGTTATGACTGTATCATCCAGCATCTCAATGATGGTAAGAGGACATGCAAGGAGATAGAAGACTTCATGAAAGCCAG AGCATCCATAGAGGAGAAGTATGCCAAAGAGCTACTGGGTCTCTCCAAGAAGGTGTGTGGGCACAATGAGATGAA CACACTGAAGAGATCGCTGGACATGTTCAAACTGC AAACTGAACATGTGAGTTTATCACACCTACAACTGGCACAAACAATGCGGGACGAGGCAAAAAAACTGGAAGacttcagagagagacagaaagagacaagaAAAAAG GTAGAACAACAGATGGATGCCCTACACAAACAGAGGGCCACGCAGTTCAAGAAAACCATGGAG ACAAAGAAGACATATGAGCAGAAGTGTCGAGACAAAGAGGAAGCAGAACAGAACATGAACCGAAACGCCAGCACCAGCAATGTCAAGCAGCAGGAAAAG CTATTGACAAAAACACAGCAAGCAAAGCAGAATGCTGAAGAAGCTG ACAGGCTATACATGCACAACGTGTCTGTGCTGGGAAAAACCAGGGAGGACTGGCAGAAAGAATACATTAAAGCATGTGAG GTATTTGAGAAGCAGGAAGTGGAGAGGATCAATACTCTAAGGAACATGGTATGGACTCACCTCAACCAgctctcccagcagtgtgtcaCTAGCGATGAG cttcatgaggaagtgaGGAAGTCTCTTGAACAGTGTGACATACAGGAGGATATAGAACACTTTGTGAACCTCAGACGGACTGGGGACAAACCGCCTG CTCCTGTTCTGTATGAGAACTTCTACAGTGGTCAGAGGGTCCCCGCAGGACCACCATCCTCCAGAACGGCTCCTCCTATCACTAG GAGAGGACCATTGCCTAACCCAGACAATACCGAAG GTGATGTGATCTACTCAACTGTAGATCCAGGCTACAGTGCTCTACAATACTAG